The following nucleotide sequence is from Brachyspira suanatina.
ATTTATCAGGATTAATACTTCAATATTATTCTCTAAATAAAGAAAAGACTTATGATGAGGCTATGGAAAAGTATCATCAGATTAAAGGTTTTTATTATGAAGCTAGAGAAAGACATTATGATAATGTTGATAAATCATTAATACCTGCTTTAAATGCGCATTTATACGGGGATGTATTAGTGTATTTTAACCGTTCTATAGGAAACTTAGTTAATATAGTAGAGGCAATAACAGGAAAAGATAAATAAAATTTTTTTGGGGGGGATTTTGAAAAAAGTATATATTGCAGGACATAAAGGTTTAGTAGGAAGTGCTATAGACAGAGTTCTTACTAAAAATGGTTATAATAATATATTAAGAAAGACACATTCAGAATTAGATTTAAGAGACAGAGAAAAAGTATTTAATTTTTTTGAGAAAGAAAAACCTCAGTGGGTATTTTTATCAGCTGCTAAAGTAGGCGGAATATATGCCAATAATACATATCCGGTTGATTTTCTTTTATATAATCTTCAAATACAGAATAATATAATAGAAGCATCACATAAATATAATGTTGAAAAATTAATGTTCTTAGGATCAAGCTGTATATATCCTAAGGAATGTCCTCAGCCTATAAAAGAAGAATATTTACTTTCAGGATATTTAGAAAGTACAAATAGACCTTATGCTTTAGCTAAAATAGCAGGTATAGAATTATGCGATGCTTATAATAGACAATACAATACTGATTATATAGCTGTAATGCCATGTAATCTTTATGGTATAAATGATAATTATCATCCTGAAAATGCTCATGTTATACCAATGCTTATTAGAAGATTTCA
It contains:
- a CDS encoding GDP-L-fucose synthase family protein; the protein is MKKVYIAGHKGLVGSAIDRVLTKNGYNNILRKTHSELDLRDREKVFNFFEKEKPQWVFLSAAKVGGIYANNTYPVDFLLYNLQIQNNIIEASHKYNVEKLMFLGSSCIYPKECPQPIKEEYLLSGYLESTNRPYALAKIAGIELCDAYNRQYNTDYIAVMPCNLYGINDNYHPENAHVIPMLIRRFHEAKINNLKETTIWGSGTPLREFMFSDDLAEACLYLMENKSHKDIGKFINIGSGKEVTIKELAELIKKVIGFEGNIVLDSSKPDGTMRKLLDVSKINSLGWKYKTELEEGLKIAYNDFLKNYNK